In a genomic window of Flavobacterium crassostreae:
- a CDS encoding T9SS type A sorting domain-containing protein, with amino-acid sequence MKQFLLFLLFGTSIIMNAQLQVHTVPVTTNDLIYDSNTNRIYVSIPSSNGSNGNSIGVINPNTYLLENTIFMGSEPSVLAISDNGQYIYCGFSSTSKIRRFDVASQSASLQFQLGADSFLGPYYAEDIEVIPGQPNSIAVTRKYSGISPRFAGLAIYDDGVQRPTISDKFGSGEISNKIEFKNNTTLFGYNNETTGFNFNRLAVNSGGVNLVSTAGSIPSGYPFSLDFTYNNNNAYFTNGSVVDTTTLPYVNGVFPNANGPVVYDTYTNLVCYANSNSGAITLKRYNPNTFLLFDSLPISNAFGQAKSIISCGNGCYAFNTSDNNVVIITNGNLSVDENQMKSISIFPNPTSDYLFVNSDIEIKEIKILDANGRIQKNVDFANNKIFLGNLQNGIYFASLIDVNGNITTKKIIKK; translated from the coding sequence ATGAAACAATTTTTACTTTTTTTACTTTTTGGAACTTCAATAATTATGAATGCTCAACTGCAAGTTCATACTGTTCCAGTTACCACAAACGATTTGATTTATGACTCTAATACAAATAGAATATATGTATCTATTCCGAGTTCAAATGGCTCAAATGGAAATAGTATTGGTGTAATAAATCCCAATACATATTTGTTGGAAAACACTATTTTTATGGGAAGCGAACCATCCGTTTTAGCAATATCGGATAATGGACAATATATTTATTGTGGGTTTAGCAGTACCTCTAAAATTAGGCGATTTGATGTTGCCTCTCAATCTGCAAGTTTGCAATTTCAATTAGGAGCAGACTCTTTTTTGGGACCATATTATGCAGAAGATATTGAAGTAATACCAGGACAACCAAACTCCATAGCAGTTACACGAAAGTATTCAGGCATTTCGCCACGTTTTGCAGGATTAGCAATTTATGACGATGGTGTTCAAAGGCCTACTATTTCTGATAAGTTTGGTTCCGGAGAAATTAGTAATAAAATAGAATTTAAAAATAACACTACATTATTTGGATATAATAATGAAACTACGGGTTTTAATTTTAATAGATTAGCTGTAAATTCTGGTGGTGTAAATTTAGTTTCAACAGCTGGAAGTATACCAAGTGGATACCCCTTTTCTTTAGATTTTACATACAATAATAATAATGCCTATTTTACAAACGGTAGCGTTGTGGATACAACAACTTTACCATATGTAAATGGTGTTTTTCCAAATGCAAATGGACCAGTTGTTTATGATACTTACACCAATTTAGTTTGCTATGCTAATTCAAACAGTGGAGCCATAACACTTAAAAGATATAACCCAAATACTTTTTTATTATTTGACTCATTACCAATTTCAAATGCATTTGGTCAAGCTAAAAGTATAATTTCTTGCGGAAATGGATGTTATGCATTTAATACATCTGATAATAATGTAGTAATAATTACAAATGGAAATTTAAGTGTTGATGAGAATCAAATGAAATCTATATCTATATTTCCAAATCCAACATCGGATTATTTATTTGTAAATAGCGATATTGAAATAAAAGAAATAAAAATTTTGGATGCAAATGGTAGAATACAAAAAAATGTAGATTTTGCAAATAATAAAATATTTTTAGGCAATTTACAAAACGGAATTTATTTTGCAAGTTTAATTGATGTAAACGGCAATATAACAACTAAAAAAATAATCAAAAAATAA
- a CDS encoding OmpA/MotB family protein: MKKIVIALSVLGLLSSCVSKKKYADLESKNKETQDLLNSATVKLNNCLEDKAGLTATVAGLREHNQTLISTSKDMTVLTTKGAENIEKALESIKEKDLKISRMQDALTKKDSVTLAVVTSLKSAVGLNDPDIEINVEKGVVFISIADKLLFKTGSYEVSDRAKGVLAKVAKVVNDKPDFECMVEGHTDSVPYNGSGVLLDNWDLSVKRSTAIIRVLTNQLGVKPEQLIAAGRSSYVPLVANDSAENKARNRRTRIVVLPKIDQFYEMIEKEMKKQTK, translated from the coding sequence ATGAAAAAAATAGTAATTGCCTTATCTGTATTGGGACTGTTGAGTTCTTGTGTTTCTAAAAAGAAATATGCTGATCTAGAATCAAAAAATAAAGAAACCCAAGATTTATTAAACTCTGCCACAGTAAAACTGAACAATTGTTTGGAAGATAAAGCAGGTCTTACAGCTACTGTTGCAGGATTAAGAGAGCACAACCAAACCTTAATTAGTACCTCAAAAGACATGACGGTATTGACTACAAAAGGGGCCGAAAACATTGAAAAAGCTTTAGAGTCTATCAAAGAGAAAGATTTAAAAATAAGCAGAATGCAAGATGCTCTAACCAAAAAAGACAGTGTAACGCTTGCGGTGGTTACTAGTTTAAAAAGTGCCGTAGGATTGAACGATCCAGACATTGAAATTAATGTAGAAAAAGGAGTGGTATTTATCTCTATTGCAGATAAATTATTATTTAAAACCGGAAGCTACGAAGTGTCCGACAGAGCAAAAGGCGTATTGGCAAAAGTAGCCAAAGTAGTGAATGACAAACCTGATTTTGAGTGCATGGTTGAAGGGCACACCGATAGCGTTCCTTATAACGGATCCGGAGTTTTGTTGGATAACTGGGATTTGAGTGTAAAACGTTCTACGGCAATTATCCGTGTATTGACCAACCAGTTGGGTGTAAAACCAGAACAACTTATTGCTGCTGGTAGAAGTTCTTATGTACCATTAGTTGCCAATGACAGCGCAGAGAACAAAGCACGTAATAGAAGAACCCGCATTGTGGTCTTACCAAAAATTGATCAGTTTTATGAAATGATTGAAAAAGAAATGAAAAAACAAACCAAATAG